Proteins encoded by one window of Anaerolineales bacterium:
- a CDS encoding DUF503 domain-containing protein has product MIIGVCTLELYLPQSESLKDKRSALKGLISRLQREFTVSAAEIDFNDARRSALIGVALVSNSAVHVQQLLANLVRWLEENRPDLDLLQHRVEIMHVTPMTD; this is encoded by the coding sequence ATGATCATTGGCGTATGTACACTTGAACTCTACCTCCCACAATCAGAGTCCCTAAAAGATAAACGGAGTGCTTTGAAAGGCTTGATCAGCCGCCTTCAGCGTGAATTTACCGTGAGTGCAGCGGAGATCGATTTCAACGATGCCCGCCGTTCGGCATTGATCGGTGTGGCGCTTGTTTCCAACAGCGCCGTTCATGTCCAGCAGTTGCTCGCCAATCTCGTCCGCTGGCTGGAAGAAAACCGTCCCGACCTTGATCTCCTTCAGCATCGTGTTGAGATCATGCATGTTACCCCAATGACCGACTAG
- a CDS encoding ATP-binding protein, producing MAKKVENEKSTLQKLRYEVLVDWAATEWERLYPGAPFMALWASDNCGNNRARERVQPGRKLRGKVRYTGIETLNCPHVVPISDYRLPGPRPLLDESVGAWHFQFTGDGGACFGAIYVSSYYEDGDKCMVSVALIPPDRVDPWVQFEVLCNQAARHLERSQRVYIIGGENGSFKPTVEWDQVILPESIKADLRAEMETFFNEGVDIYKQLNLAPFRKLLLVGPPGTGKTTLCAALAKLALNQKRVVVYVSGADDDGASFRKIHHALNVVSEARFPVLLIVEEIDVYLRKEDKAQILNVLDGLESPNNPRGALLIATTNYPEVIDERIAKRPGRVDRIIHIPTIQDGDQAARMLQRYMATQWSEDHRAVVDDLIGQTGAFVREVALYARMLAAHNRETIVSVNILRQSVNSLSSQLATGYDLRPKREMGFGATAASGRRRNGTDGN from the coding sequence ATGGCTAAAAAAGTCGAAAACGAGAAAAGCACCCTTCAGAAACTCCGCTATGAGGTGTTGGTGGATTGGGCGGCGACGGAGTGGGAACGCCTTTACCCAGGCGCACCGTTCATGGCACTATGGGCGTCGGATAACTGCGGGAACAACCGCGCCCGCGAACGAGTACAACCCGGGCGCAAACTGCGCGGCAAAGTGCGCTATACGGGGATTGAAACCCTGAACTGCCCTCACGTTGTGCCGATCAGCGATTACCGCCTGCCTGGTCCCCGCCCGCTCTTGGATGAGTCGGTTGGGGCGTGGCATTTTCAGTTCACCGGCGATGGCGGCGCTTGTTTTGGGGCGATCTACGTCAGTTCTTACTATGAGGACGGCGACAAATGCATGGTGTCTGTCGCCCTCATTCCCCCAGATCGGGTTGATCCTTGGGTGCAATTTGAAGTTCTCTGTAACCAAGCGGCGCGTCACCTTGAACGTAGTCAGCGCGTCTACATCATCGGCGGGGAGAACGGTTCCTTCAAGCCAACAGTGGAGTGGGATCAGGTGATCCTGCCGGAATCGATCAAAGCCGACCTGCGGGCGGAGATGGAAACCTTCTTCAACGAAGGCGTCGATATTTACAAGCAGTTGAACCTTGCGCCTTTCCGTAAGCTGCTCTTGGTGGGACCGCCCGGCACGGGAAAAACAACCCTCTGTGCGGCGTTGGCGAAACTCGCCCTGAATCAGAAGCGCGTTGTCGTCTACGTCTCCGGCGCGGATGATGATGGGGCGTCCTTCCGCAAGATCCACCATGCCCTCAATGTCGTCAGCGAGGCGCGTTTCCCAGTACTATTGATTGTGGAAGAAATTGATGTCTACCTGCGTAAGGAAGACAAGGCGCAAATTTTGAACGTCTTAGACGGTCTGGAATCGCCAAACAACCCGCGCGGGGCGCTGTTGATTGCCACGACGAACTATCCAGAGGTCATTGACGAGCGCATTGCCAAACGTCCGGGGCGCGTGGATCGGATTATCCACATCCCCACCATCCAAGATGGCGATCAGGCGGCGCGGATGCTCCAACGCTACATGGCGACCCAGTGGTCGGAAGACCACCGCGCTGTGGTGGACGATCTGATTGGGCAAACCGGCGCGTTCGTCCGCGAAGTGGCACTCTATGCGCGGATGCTTGCTGCGCACAACCGTGAGACAATCGTCTCGGTGAACATCCTTCGCCAGTCGGTGAACAGCCTCTCCAGCCAATTGGCAACGGGATACGATCTGCGCCCCAAGCGCGAGATGGGGTTTGGGGCAACTGCCGCCAGTGGACGCCGCCGCAACGGGACGGATGGCAACTGA
- a CDS encoding DNA-processing protein DprA: MATDLADAFDPADAERLLAIGLALTPSVGLTVINRLRAHFGTLLAAHSAALSELQRVAGVGSALSVRIKAVNPSEIATSLQRWEKAGIRLMMIDDFHLQRAYPIPLFRLKYPPPTVFFRGNLSSTFMMGRGVAIVGTRESTAPLEHLAYDYATVLAKATIPIISGLAYGIDAAAHKGALAERGYTAAILGSGITDDTLYPPAHRRLGQDILAQGVLLCEVNPEASPARETLVYRNRLIAAFSRALIVIAAGASSGALYAAHAAHDMHIPVFAAPQGGEGCQKLLADYADPLPADPTVFLAHLNTRP, translated from the coding sequence ATGGCAACTGATCTCGCTGATGCCTTTGATCCGGCGGACGCCGAGCGCCTTCTTGCGATTGGGCTGGCGCTGACGCCAAGCGTCGGCTTGACAGTGATCAACCGGCTGCGAGCGCATTTTGGGACATTGCTGGCTGCCCACAGCGCCGCCCTGTCTGAACTTCAGAGGGTAGCGGGTGTGGGCAGTGCCTTATCCGTGCGGATTAAAGCGGTGAACCCCTCCGAGATCGCCACGTCTCTCCAGCGATGGGAAAAGGCGGGGATTCGTCTGATGATGATTGATGATTTTCACCTCCAACGCGCCTACCCCATTCCCCTTTTTCGCTTGAAATACCCCCCGCCAACTGTGTTCTTTCGCGGAAATCTGAGCAGTACGTTTATGATGGGGCGCGGCGTTGCCATTGTTGGCACACGGGAATCGACAGCGCCACTGGAACACCTTGCCTATGACTATGCCACTGTCTTAGCGAAAGCAACTATCCCCATCATCAGCGGGTTGGCATACGGCATAGATGCTGCCGCTCACAAAGGGGCGCTTGCCGAGAGGGGCTATACGGCTGCCATTCTTGGCAGTGGCATCACCGACGATACGCTCTACCCGCCAGCGCATCGCCGCTTGGGGCAGGACATCCTCGCCCAAGGTGTTCTCCTTTGCGAGGTAAATCCAGAAGCCTCTCCCGCACGGGAGACCCTTGTCTACCGCAACCGCTTGATTGCCGCCTTCAGCCGAGCGCTGATCGTTATTGCGGCGGGGGCATCTAGCGGAGCGCTTTATGCCGCCCATGCCGCCCATGACATGCATATTCCTGTTTTTGCCGCGCCACAGGGTGGGGAAGGCTGCCAAAAACTCTTGGCTGATTATGCCGATCCCCTTCCCGCTGATCCGACGGTATTTTTGGCACATCTTAATACCCGCCCATGA
- a CDS encoding response regulator transcription factor, whose amino-acid sequence MIPDRSLEVRLFIIAANPLARIGMGAMVERVGGVIVVGEASPDPDLADLIATHTPDALLWDADGGGIDLLPTLEGIPPTIALVADSNQAAEAWTVGVRGIITRSTPPERIVAALRAVVEGLAVFDPALAAALFPSTPHESPTTEGLTTREREVLTLIAEGLPNKTIAGRLGISENTVKFHVNAVMSKLGVQSRTEAVVKAVRLGWFAL is encoded by the coding sequence ATGATTCCTGATCGTTCCCTTGAGGTGCGCCTGTTCATCATCGCCGCGAATCCCTTAGCGCGGATCGGGATGGGCGCTATGGTGGAGCGTGTTGGCGGGGTGATCGTCGTGGGAGAGGCATCACCCGATCCCGATTTGGCTGATCTGATCGCTACCCACACACCCGATGCCCTCCTTTGGGATGCCGATGGCGGCGGGATCGACCTGCTCCCTACACTGGAGGGAATTCCACCCACCATCGCCCTTGTTGCTGATTCCAATCAGGCAGCAGAGGCATGGACGGTAGGCGTGCGCGGAATCATCACCCGCAGTACGCCTCCAGAGCGCATTGTTGCCGCGCTACGGGCGGTGGTAGAGGGCTTAGCTGTCTTTGACCCCGCTTTGGCTGCGGCGCTCTTTCCCTCCACGCCGCATGAATCCCCTACCACAGAGGGATTGACCACCCGCGAACGCGAGGTCTTAACTCTGATCGCTGAGGGCTTACCAAACAAAACCATTGCCGGACGTTTGGGCATTAGTGAGAACACCGTGAAATTCCATGTGAATGCCGTGATGAGCAAATTAGGCGTCCAAAGCCGCACAGAGGCGGTGGTCAAAGCCGTGCGGCTAGGATGGTTCGCGCTATAA